Proteins from a single region of Marinitoga sp. 1197:
- a CDS encoding HD domain-containing phosphohydrolase — translation MKKFILIFFLISIFNFLYSEKLIVGVYENPPLVFKENNEYKGLAVDLLKSIAEKENWELIFQYNSFKNLLNEINNNKIDILIALGKTKERENFIVYPSESFFTNWGTIYTNNNSIDSILDLKNKKVAVLKNDIYYIHENGIKNLSKKMNLNFDFYEFDSYDEVLKAVKNKSCDAGIVNRLYNGNTYNLYKTPIVFLPIEIYFGFSKNVSKNIINNVDYYLDKWKLDENSIYYSLLDKYIFKKRNTNFEKIIKLVIAIIIILLSISITFYILLKNATKKLKRKNDELEAYNNEIIAMNEELEESYSNMETLNFKLLQLTKMISKLKITNSFDDFYEELLRTAIYLIPEADYGSIIFIDSNNRWKFLSAYGHNFELLKKITFAAGHIPETENIRIIDNIVENERLEMDKESYNILLKASKPIKQSLIYEISIKNNEWINFCLDIDKNSEKVFSEESVEIMEIFANLARAFWIQKLSYEHIKEVYLNLANKLAYIAEEYDEVTGEHIHRLAKYSRFIAEKLNLDKKSIENIYLYAPLHDIGKILIDKSILLKNGNLTDEEWQEMKKHTIYGAKILDEPYFKIARNIALYHHEKYDGSGYPYGLKGDEIPIEAQIVALADIYDALRSKRPYKNEFSHEVTTEIILKGDNRTKPDDFNPKILEIFKKYHIEFKKMYDENMKNNWSF, via the coding sequence ATGAAAAAATTTATTTTAATATTCTTTTTAATTTCTATTTTTAATTTTTTATATTCAGAAAAATTAATCGTTGGCGTATATGAAAATCCCCCTCTTGTTTTCAAAGAAAACAATGAATATAAGGGTTTAGCTGTTGATTTACTAAAAAGCATTGCCGAAAAAGAAAATTGGGAATTGATATTTCAATATAATTCTTTTAAAAATTTATTGAACGAAATAAATAACAATAAAATAGATATATTGATTGCATTAGGAAAAACAAAAGAGAGAGAAAATTTTATCGTTTATCCTTCAGAATCCTTTTTTACAAATTGGGGAACCATTTATACCAATAATAATTCTATTGATTCTATTTTAGACTTGAAAAATAAAAAAGTAGCTGTTTTGAAAAATGACATATACTATATTCACGAAAATGGTATTAAAAATTTATCAAAAAAAATGAATTTGAATTTTGATTTTTACGAATTTGATTCCTATGATGAAGTATTGAAAGCCGTAAAAAACAAATCATGTGATGCTGGTATTGTTAATAGATTGTATAATGGTAATACATATAATTTATACAAAACTCCTATAGTTTTTTTACCAATTGAAATATATTTTGGATTTTCAAAAAATGTCTCTAAAAATATTATAAATAATGTTGATTATTATCTTGATAAATGGAAATTAGATGAAAATTCCATATATTATTCATTACTGGACAAATATATTTTTAAAAAAAGAAATACAAACTTTGAAAAAATAATAAAATTAGTAATTGCTATAATTATCATCCTTTTATCTATATCCATTACTTTTTATATATTATTGAAAAATGCAACCAAAAAATTAAAAAGAAAAAATGATGAATTGGAAGCATATAACAATGAAATTATTGCAATGAATGAAGAATTAGAAGAAAGTTACTCTAATATGGAAACATTGAATTTTAAATTATTACAACTAACAAAAATGATTTCAAAACTAAAAATAACAAATTCATTTGATGATTTTTACGAAGAATTACTTAGAACCGCTATATATTTAATTCCAGAAGCAGATTATGGTAGTATAATTTTTATTGATTCTAATAATAGATGGAAGTTTTTAAGTGCATATGGTCATAATTTTGAACTATTGAAAAAAATCACATTTGCTGCTGGTCATATCCCAGAAACAGAAAATATAAGAATTATTGATAATATTGTTGAAAATGAACGACTTGAAATGGACAAAGAATCTTATAACATACTGTTAAAAGCTTCAAAACCCATAAAGCAAAGTTTGATTTACGAAATAAGTATAAAGAATAATGAATGGATTAATTTCTGTCTTGACATCGATAAAAATAGTGAAAAAGTTTTTTCTGAAGAATCTGTTGAAATTATGGAAATTTTTGCCAATCTAGCACGCGCTTTCTGGATTCAAAAATTATCTTATGAGCATATTAAAGAAGTATATCTTAATCTTGCAAATAAATTGGCATATATTGCTGAAGAATATGATGAAGTCACAGGAGAACATATACATAGATTGGCAAAATATTCTCGATTTATAGCTGAAAAATTAAATTTGGACAAAAAATCAATTGAAAACATATACCTTTATGCTCCTTTACACGATATTGGAAAAATTCTCATAGATAAATCAATTTTATTAAAAAATGGAAATTTAACAGACGAAGAATGGCAGGAAATGAAAAAACATACAATATATGGTGCTAAAATTTTAGATGAACCTTATTTTAAAATTGCCAGAAATATTGCTTTATACCATCATGAAAAATATGATGGTAGCGGATATCCTTACGGATTAAAAGGGGATGAAATCCCAATAGAAGCTCAAATTGTAGCCCTTGCCGATATTTACGATGCTTTAAGGAGCAAAAGACCTTATAAAAATGAGTTTTCACATGAAGTAACAACAGAAATCATACTAAAAGGTGATAACAGAACAAAACCCGATGATTTTAATCCCAAAATACTAGAAATATTTAAAAAATACCATATTGAATTTAAAAAAATGTACGATGAAAATATGAAAAATAATTGGTCTTTCTAA
- a CDS encoding NYN domain-containing protein, which produces MDYQNQPVDPELIIEKIKELGKIVGGKAYAHWSKYPATMFSFSRHGIELIEMPEDGFENKKGNDIKLAIDAIETMFSLPHINVFVLVTGDADFVPLVKKLRIYGKEVIVVSRSKNTSKEMELSADIFIPYEDIVKSEKIEDKDTIEDVVDEIIRIIEEHQYNDVNENIIKRIIAGMKIDYRDFKFLSYNDFISYLIKEIRKEFYSKNGEYSEYEENYMRYVERLLATSVIPLKLEQLIEKAQEKNPWITKNSKYSLKELIKKMIEEKRLWKNSKGYILVPIPRRWEIKHEKILPYPEFRDKFIEYVYNLFKEKKANSIIEAIHSAKKELNLTNKVVGSFGIALKFSGKFIGKDGSDYVSMKTPVYLNADFEEFRIAVEAFYLKSILKDEDIHEKNLPIASNYIYNTENQKKLNEIIEYLMNLQEVFYVKPYYKYYKNLNS; this is translated from the coding sequence AATTAATAATAGAAAAAATAAAAGAATTGGGAAAAATAGTTGGAGGAAAGGCCTATGCACACTGGTCAAAATATCCTGCAACGATGTTTTCGTTTTCAAGGCATGGTATCGAATTAATCGAGATGCCAGAAGATGGCTTTGAAAACAAAAAAGGAAATGACATAAAGTTAGCTATAGATGCTATAGAAACTATGTTTTCATTACCGCATATAAATGTATTTGTTTTAGTTACAGGTGATGCAGACTTTGTTCCGTTAGTGAAAAAATTAAGAATATACGGAAAAGAAGTTATTGTGGTTAGCAGAAGCAAAAATACTTCTAAAGAAATGGAACTCTCAGCGGATATCTTTATTCCATATGAAGATATTGTTAAGTCAGAAAAAATCGAAGACAAAGATACAATTGAAGATGTTGTTGATGAAATAATCAGAATAATAGAAGAACATCAATATAACGATGTAAATGAAAACATTATAAAAAGAATTATTGCTGGTATGAAAATTGATTATAGAGATTTCAAATTTTTATCTTATAATGATTTTATCAGTTATTTAATCAAAGAAATTAGAAAGGAATTTTATTCAAAAAACGGAGAATATAGCGAATATGAAGAAAATTATATGCGATATGTCGAAAGATTATTGGCAACAAGTGTTATACCATTAAAATTAGAACAACTCATTGAAAAAGCACAGGAAAAAAACCCATGGATAACAAAAAATTCCAAATATTCATTAAAAGAACTGATAAAAAAAATGATAGAAGAAAAAAGGTTATGGAAAAATTCCAAAGGGTATATACTCGTGCCTATACCAAGGAGATGGGAAATAAAGCATGAAAAAATTCTACCTTATCCTGAATTCAGGGATAAATTTATAGAATATGTATATAATCTATTCAAGGAAAAGAAAGCAAATTCTATAATAGAAGCCATACATTCTGCAAAAAAAGAGCTAAATTTAACCAATAAGGTGGTTGGTTCTTTTGGAATTGCATTGAAATTTTCCGGTAAATTTATAGGGAAGGATGGAAGTGACTATGTAAGTATGAAAACACCTGTTTATTTAAATGCTGATTTTGAAGAATTTAGAATTGCAGTAGAAGCATTTTATTTAAAAAGCATTTTAAAAGATGAAGATATACACGAAAAAAACTTACCTATAGCTTCAAACTATATATATAATACAGAAAATCAAAAAAAACTTAATGAAATAATAGAATATTTAATGAATTTACAGGAGGTATTTTATGTCAAACCTTATTATAAGTATTATAAAAACTTAAATAGCTAG